A section of the Triticum dicoccoides isolate Atlit2015 ecotype Zavitan chromosome 7A, WEW_v2.0, whole genome shotgun sequence genome encodes:
- the LOC119332030 gene encoding calcium/calmodulin-regulated receptor-like kinase 2 — protein MADRAKVVAVVVAAGVGAAVLAAACVFLAIWMYRRRASVVARTRTRSLESSTATLRANGSTASLDSSVSVSVVSESVADWGHNPLPPGKRVAFWGWRGANNGRDQPLSISGIPKYHYKDLQKATNNFTTILGQGSFGPVYKAVMATGEVVAVKVLASDSTQGEREFQTEVILLSRLHHRNLVNLVGYCVEKGQHILMYEYMSNGNLATLLYGDNKRSLSWQERLQIAHDVSHGIEYLHEGAVPPVIHRDLKSANILLDESMRAKVADFGLSKEEVFDGSKSGLKGTYGYMDPDYMSTNKFTKKSDVYSFGIILFELITAINPQQGLMEYIDLAAIGGEGKVDWDEILDKNLLGGSIPEEARVLADVAYRCINRSPRKRPWISEVTQAISRLRQRQMTLPRSETRTVLRRIEYQHVELSDLAGMKELTPVGA, from the exons ATGGCGGATAGGGCGAAGGTCGTGGCCGTCGTGGTCGCCGCGGGCGTGGGCGCGGCGGTGCTCGCGGCGGCGTGCGTGTTCCTCGCCATATGGATGTACCGGCGGCGGGCCAGCGTGGTGGCGCGGACGCGGACGCGGTCGCTCGAGTCCTCCACGGCCACGCTGCGGGCCAACGGCTCCACCGCCAGCCTCGACTCCAGCGTCTCCGTCTCCGTCGTCTCCGAGAGCGTCGCCGACTGGGGCCACAACCCGCTGCCGCCGGGGAAGCGCGTCGCCTTCTGGGGCTGGCGGGGCGCCAACAACGGCAGGGACCAGCCCCTCTCCATCTCCGGGATCCCCAAGTACCACTACAA GGATCTGCAGAAGgctaccaacaacttcaccacgatTCTGGGGCAAGGATCGTTTGGTCCTGTGTACAAGGCTGTAATGGCtaccggtgaagtcgtggctgtaaAGGTTCTCGCGAGCGATTCTACGCAAGGGGAAAGAGAGTTCCAGACAGAG GTAATCTTGCTTAGTCGGCTGCATCATAGAAATCTTGTTAATTTGGTTGGATATTGCGTGGAAAAAGGCCAACACATTCTGATGTATGAGTACATGAGCAACGGGAATTTGGCAACTCTTCTGTATG GCGATAATAAACGGAGTTTGAGCTGGCAAGAGAGGCTACAAATAGCTCACGACGTCTCTCATGGGATTGAGTACCTGCATGAAGGG GCTGTCCCGCCTGTTATTCACCGAGACCTAAAGTCTGCTAATATACTCTTGGACGAATCAATGAGGGCCAAG GTTGCAGACTTTGGTCTATCAAAGGAGGAAGTATTTGATGGAAGTAAGTCAGGTCTCAAGGGCACCTATGGATATATGGACCCTGATTACATGTCCACCAACAAATTCACAAAGAAGAGTGATGTTTACAGTTTCGGCATAATACTTTTTGAACTCATAACAGCCATAAATCCACAACAAGGCTTAATGGAGTACATTGACCTA GCAGCGATTGGAGGGGAAGGAAAGGTGGATTGGGATGAGATACTTGACAAGAACCTCCTTGGCGGGAGCATTCCAGAagaggcaagggtccttgccgatgTTGCCTACCGGTGCATCAACAGGAGCCCAAGGAAGCGGCCATGGATATCAGAGGTCACCCAGGCCATTTCAAGGCTAAGGCAGCGGCAGATGACTTTGCCGAGGAGCGAGACCAGGACCGTGCTAAGGAGGATAGAGTACCAGCACGTGGAGCTCAGCGATCTCGCCGGCATGAAAGAACTCACGCCGGTAGGAGCCTGA
- the LOC119332029 gene encoding phosphatidylinositol 4-kinase gamma 5-like — protein MDTMVNVLRPLLVATMAGMASGSVSWCFRHQRWHFSGCQCLCNPLAGVLVVCGLSTQHESDGVRCLMIASVTPFSHSSTASSAEFERRKRSIPLLAAMSRNLKNPVQTQMAVSALSSSLIGDYPSKTRSEGKAVGWKRVFVQTDTGFVLPVQLDRGDSVHTVKRKLQVALNVPTEESSLTLGDHVLKNDLSSIRNDSPLLLTKTFMHRSSSSPCLSPTSKDLQQQKDKGGPIEVLVCPTRCIQAKQLVKDVARAIRNGVDPKLVNSGLGGAYYFKNSKGENAAIVKPNDEEPFAPNNPKGFTGRALGQPGLKRSVRVGETGFREVAAYLLDYDNFANVPPTVLVKISHPVFNVNEGVGSTNKKASVGDPRTVSKIASFQQFAPHDFDASDLGTSSFPVSAIHRIGILDIRIFNTDRHAGNLLVRKVTGADQFGNLTELIPIDHGLCLPECLEDPYFEWIHWPQASIPFSEDELEYIGKLDPVKDAEMLRMELPMIREACLRVLVLSTIFLKEGTLFGLCLAEIGEMMSREFNGMDDQPSQLEVVCMEARRLASEREECSTEHDSADEDVTQFELDCEDHEMPKTPPACHFEFKGGSSRNPLSKLEEAIEEEEDDIQEEEESNAEKLACPKPVNKWLPNISKLSTSLSSVSLMDKSQRQVPAIPKGADSVKTSENNQVGNWRTANEQLPTSASFVKLADMGVDTWGLFLEKFQELLPGAFRAHKLGATGQRGRLRMGTSCQF, from the exons ATGGACACCATGGTGAATGTGTTACGGCCTCTGCTGGTGGCAACAATGGCGGGCATGGCTTCCGGCAGTGTGTCATGGTGCTTCCGGCATCAGAGGTGGCACTTTTCCGGCTGTCAGTGCCTCTGTAATCCTTTGGCTGGAGTGTTGGTGGTCTGTGGCCTCTCAACACAACATGAATCTG ATGGCGTCCGTTGCCTGATGATTGCTTCCGTGACACCTTTCTCGCACTCTAGCACAGCGTCATCTGCAGAATTTGAAAGGCGCAAGAGATCAATTCCTTTGTTGGCTGCCATGTCTCGCAACTTGAAGAACCCTGTCCAGACCCAGATGGCAGTTTCAGCCTTGAGCAGCTCTCTGATCGGTGATTACCCTAGCAAAACTAGAAGCGAGGGGAAGGCTGTTGGATGGAAACGTGTTTTTGTCCAGACTGACACTGGGTTTGTACTGCCTGTTCAACTGGATCGTGGTGACAGTGTACACACAGTCAAAAGAAAGCTGCAGGTGGCCCTCAATGTTCCCACTGAGGAGAGTTCTCTGACACTCGGTGATCATGTCCTCAAGAATGATCTCAGCAGCATCCGAAATGATTCCCCACTGCTCCTGACCAAGACCTTCATGCATCGGAGTTCCTCCAGCCCATGCCTGTCTCCTACAAGCAAGGATCTCCAGCAGCAAAAGGATAAGGGTGGTCCAATTGAAGTTTTAGTGTGTCCAACCCGCTGCATTCAGGCAAAGCAGCTTGTTAAGGATGTTGCTAGGGCCATAAGAAACGGTGTGGATCCAAAACTTGTCAATAGTGGGCTTGGTGGTGCCTACTATTTCAAGAACAGTAAAGGTGAGAATGCTGCCATTGTGAAGCCAAATGATGAGGAGCCATTTGCACCCAACAATCCAAAAGGTTTTACTGGGAGAGCCCTTGGGCAGCCAGGCCTCAAAAGATCAGTTCGAGTTGGTGAGACCGGTTTTAGAGAGGTTGCTGCATACCTTCTGGACTATGATAACTTTGCTAATGTCCCCCCGACAGTTCTTGTTAAGATTTCACATCCTGTATTTAATGTGAATGAAGGCGTCGGTTCTACCAACAAGAAGGCTTCTGTGGGTGATCCGCGAACTGTCAGCAAGATTGCCTCATTTCAGCAGTTCGCTCCTCATGATTTTGATGCTAGTGACCTTGGCACTTCAAGCTTCCCTGTATCTGCTATTCACAGGATTGGTATTCTTGACATCCGAATCTTCAACACTGATAGACATGCTGGAAATCTTCTGGTAAGAAAGGTGACAGGAGCAGATCAATTTGGAAATCTGACTGAGCTGATTCCTATTGACCATGGTCTCTGCCTGCCAGAGTGTTTAGAGGATCCATATTTTGAATGGATTCACTGGCCGCAGGCGTCAATCCCATTCTCTGAGGATGAGCTTGAGTACATAGGGAAACTTGATCCAGTGAAAGATGCTGAGATGCTTCGTATGGAGCTGCCTATGATCCGGGAAGCGTGCCTCCGTGTGCTAGTCCTCTCAACCATATTTCTGAAAGAAGGCACATTATTTGGTCTTTGCCTTGCGGAGATTGGTGAGATGATGAGCAGGGAATTCAACGGGATGGATGATCAGCCAAGTCAGCTAGAGGTTGTCTGCATGGAGGCAAGGAGGCTAGCAAGTGAACGAGAAGAATGTTCCACAGAACATGATTCTGCAGATGAAGATGTGACCCAATTTGAACTTGACTGTGAAGATCATGAAATGCCAAAAACACCACCAGCCTGCCATTTTGAATTTAAGGGGGGAAGCTCCAGAAACCCGCTGTCTAAATTGGAAGAGGCcattgaagaagaggaagatgacattcaggaggaggaagaaagcaatgCAGAAAAGTTAGCTTGCCCCAAGCCTGTCAATAAGTGGCTTCCTAACATTTCCAAGCTATCAACCTCACTGAGCAGCGTCAGTCTCATGGACAAAAGCCAGCGTCAGGTGCCTGCTATTCCCAAGGGTGCAGATTCTGTGAAAACCTCTGAAAACAACCAAGTTGGTAACTGGAGGACTGCAAATGAACAGCTCCCAACAAGCGCAAGCTTTGTGAAGCTGGCCGACATGGGTGTGGATACATGGGGCCTGTTCCTTGAGAAGTTCCAGGAGCTGCTCCCTGGCGCATTCCGCGCGCACAAGCTTGGCGCCACCGGGCAGAGGGGGAGGCTGAGGATGGGTacttcttgtcagttttga
- the LOC119330554 gene encoding uncharacterized protein LOC119330554 → MSSSAGDGLAPPSSASKGKARMDDDAEAVAAAPEGVPCGICFTDSRRAIRGELDCCAHHFCFVCIMAWARVESRCPFCKARFHTIRRPPVPGRLPSERIVNVAERNQVYHPRGNVSSVVSTDPYVNSRCSVCNCSSDEDLLLLCELCDAASHTYCVGLGTTVPKGDWFCKDCETSKEEHSRCQIEDGGSSDQGEIEITIEVPTAEPVTEPSASDIVDEGSSLSSVRRTNTRSSGTTIEVPTAEPVTEPSVSDIVDEGYSSSSLRRTNTRSSGTTIEVPTVQPVTEPPVSDIVDGSYSLSSLRRRNTRSSGPIPVPSIYDNVDEDYGTIPVHGTNAQSSESFPVPSVYDIVDEDYEINPLRRTNTRSTRPDRNANDLPSQGNSSDGSYSHESPQGRGTGRALLHAHARFGTERARTFRNSRNLNNRIMLLRENWPALRAGSAGFATHLHNNSASSSVKDHQQSAAPPPKETRYVNKAWKMLEMANSAGGRKKCDKPSSLDCTPRFSMGNRSTSFSPIDTILGQKKQSLSPTVTQRNAMKFDRGAKRDNILPRKDVVGHCDLPGNRHVLVCEGIGSFQSRMTNQESPNGKVASSSHSQHVDQTPESSCGGKVALSSHRQHVDQTLESVHGPLGSGKPKMDALHPSANSLSSGRPTAISPLQIVSSAGSQSGAKVNTQEPSAARAATSNEIGTVAATIEVRKSSGPDRGESKRKHRSGMRDDQGSKKPRVNPEEPSAVCATTSNEIGTVAATVEVRKSSGPDRGESNRKLRSGTRDDQGSKKPRVNPEEPSAVCATTSNEIGTVAATVEVRKSSGPDRDGSKRKHRSGTHDDQGSKKPRKSGKLAKSEISCLAMLELKLLKIDKTYGSDRFKEVARAATHTVLASYGLEHTPSVALALPKPVCKHSCRTGSSKPSAIANTCKECLRGFVKQAISSVLASKQMDQTAASC, encoded by the exons ATGTCCTCCTCCGCCGGCGACGGCCTCGCGCCCCCGTCGTCGGCGTCCAAGGGCAAGGCCAGGATGGACGACGACGCCGAGGCCGTGGCCGCGGCGCCGGAGGGCGTGCCCTGCGGTATCTGCTTCACGGACTCGCGCCGGGCGATCCGGGGCGAGCTCGACTGCTGCGCCCACCACTTCTGCTTCGTCTGCATCATGGCCTGGGCGCGCGTCGAGTCGCGCTGCCCCTTCTGCAAGGCGCGCTTCCACACCATCCGCCGCCCGCCCGTCCCCGGCCGCCTCCCCTCCGAGCGCATCGTCAACGTCGCCGAGCGCAACCAG GTATACCATCCTCGAGGCAATGTGAGTAGCGTGGTGAGCACTGATCCTTACGTGAACAGCCGCTGCAGCGTATGTAACTGCTCCAGTGATGAGGACCTGCTGCTCCTCTGCGAGCTGTGCGATGCGGCTTCACACACGTACTGCGTGGGGCTAGGGACCACTGTGCCAAAGGGAGACTGGTTCTGCAAGGACTGTGAAACATCCAAGGAGGAGCACTCGAGGTGTCAGATCGAGGATGGTGGGTCTAGTGATCAGGGTGAAATTGAAATCACCATTGAAGTTCCAACTGCTGAGCCAGTTACAGAACCTTCCGCTTCTGATATTGTGGATGAGGGTTCCTCTCTGAGTTCAGTGCGCCGCACAAATACGAGGAGCAGTGGGACTACCATTGAAGTTCCAACTGCTGAGCCGGTTACAGAACCTTCCGTTTCGGATATTGTGGATGAGGGTTACTCTTCGAGTTCACTGCGCCGCACAAATACGAGGAGCAGTGGGACTACCATTGAAGTTCCAACTGTCCAGCCAGTTACAGAACCTCCCGTTTCAGATATTGTGGATGGGAGTTACTCTTTGAGTTCACTGCGCCGCAGAAATACGAGGAGCAGTGGGCCTATCCCAGTTCCGTCTATTTATGATAATGTGGATGAAGATTACGGGACAATTCCAGTGCACGGGACAAATGCACAAAGCAGTGAGTCTTTCCCAGTTCCTTCTGTTTATGACATTGTGGATGAGGATTACGAAATAAATCCACTGCGTAGGACCAATACGCGGAGCACTAGACCTGATAGAAATGCCAATGATTTGCCATCGCAGGGTAATTCTTCTGATGGATCATATTCTCATGAATCTCCTCAAGGGCGAGGCACTGGTCGCGCATTGTTGCATGCCCATGCTCGCTTTGGAACTGAGAGAGCTAGAACATTTCGTAATTCTCGCAATCTTAATAACCGTATAATGCTGCTGCGTGAGAACTGGCCTGCTCTCCGTGCAGGTTCTGCGGGATTTGCCACACATCTACACAACAATAGCGCTAGTTCTTCTGTTAAAGATCATCAGCAGTCTGCGGCACCTCCGCCTAAGGAGACCCGTTATGTCAATAAGGCATGGAAAATGTTGGAAATGGCAAACTCTGCTGGTGGAAGGAAGAAATGTGACAAGCCTTCCTCCCTAGACTGCACTCCTCGATTCTCTATGGGAAATAGGTCAACTTCATTCAGCCCGATTGATACAATCTTAGGACAGAAGAAGCAGAGCCTTTCTCCTACCGTGACTCAGAGAAACGCTATGAAATTTGACCGTGGTGCAAAAAGGGATAATATACTGCCCAGGAAGGATGTTGTAGGGCACTGCGACTTGCCTGGGAATCGCCATGTATTAGTTTGTGAAGGAATTGGTTCATTCCAGAGTAGAATGACAAATCAGGAAAGTCCAAATGGTAAAGTTGCCTCGTCAAGCCATAGTCAGCATGTTGATCAGACACCAGAATCTTCGTGTGGCGGTAAAGTTGCCTTATCAAGCCACAGACAACATGTTGATCAAACATTGGAATCTGTGCATGGCCCGCTTGGATCAGGGAAACCTAAAATGGATGCGCTGCATCCATCTGCAAACAGTCTATCGTCCGGTCGTCCCACGGCGATCTCTCCGCTACAAATCGTGTCGAGCGCTGGGAGCCAATCTGGTGCAAAGGTAAACACTCAGGAACCTTCAGCAGCTCGTGCTGCAACATCCAATGAAATTGGTACCGTGGCAGCAACAATTGAAGTTAGAAAAAGTTCTGGACCAGACCGTGGCGAGTCCAAGAGAAAACATCGTTCTGGAATGCGTGATGATCAAGGATCCAAAAAACCCAGGGTAAACCCTGAGGAACCTTCAGCCGTTTGTGCCACAACATCCAATGAAATTGGTACCGTGGCAGCAACAGTTGAAGTTAGAAAAAGTTCTGGACCAGACCGCGGTGAGTCCAACAGAAAACTTCGTTCTGGAACGCGTGATGATCAAGGATCCAAAAAACCGAGGGTAAACCCTGAGGAACCTTCAGCCGTTTGTGCCACAACATCCAATGAAATTGGTACCGTGGCAGCAACAGTTGAAGTTAGAAAAAGTTCTGGGCCAGACCGTGATGGATCCAAGAGAAAACATCGTTCTGGAACACATGATGATCAAGGATCCAAGAAACCCAGGAAGAGTGGTAAACTTGCAAAAAGTGAAATATCATGCTTGGCCATgcttgagttgaagctactcaagaTAGACAAAACCTACG GTTCCGACAGATTCAAGGAGGTTGCTCGAGCAGCAACACACACCGTCTTGGCTTCCTACGGACTGGAGCATACTCCATCAGTAGCCCTGGCACTCCCCAAACCGGTCTGCAAGCACAGCTGCAGAACCGGATCTTCCAAACCGTCAGCGATAGCCAACACCTGCAAGGAATGCCTGCGTGGTTTCGTGAAGCAAGCCATCAGTTCGGTGTTGGCCAGCAAGCAGATGGATCAAACTGCCGCCTCTTGCTAG